Part of the Quercus robur chromosome 5, dhQueRobu3.1, whole genome shotgun sequence genome, ttttgaaaattaaatatcacactaaaaaattaaattaatgatgTTAATTTCTGAAATTTGTAAGttgtatttatttaaaataatattctcCTAAAAATTTCGATTTTTCTAAACTGGACCAACGTAGTGGCAGGAATTACTTTTCTTTGTTGTACCAATTAATCGATTGTTGATATCTATAATCAAATACAAgtaatttaatttcaatttctaGGTGAGGAGAAGctatttggtatcaaatgatactATGTTAGCGGtattaaaacccaataattgtGAGAcatgttaataaaaaataacaaatttactAACAATTGAAAAACATGTGTTAATAAATAGTTATTGAACACGTCTCTTATTTATTGGATTCTGATACAAATGACCAGGAATTAATAGTATTGAAGAACAGTTCTAAAACCACAAATTATTTCACAGCTGACTTAACACGCTGTAAGTGGTTAACCATTTTACACAAATTGATAGGCCCACCATTTTTTCATCACTAATCACACTCAACCATGTAAGAGTTTTATAGcaagaaattgtgaaaaattttgcaatcaaCTTTGCGTGTTgggtttatattaaaaatttcataGTCGCACCAAAATGAATTTCATTACCAAATTTAAGAGTGAAACTCcgattattaaatataaatgcaacaaTTAGAAATTCATAACTTTGATAGAATCTTAGTAAAGATCAATTCTAGCGAAAAAGATGATACATAAGCAACATAACATTGAATTCTAATCTGATCGCAAACGGGTAGAACAGGTAAGAGCTGTAAAGAGACCTTACTAACAAAGCTATATATTTCAAGAGATTCTCAAATGGAATAATAACACAACTCTGCCATAATCTgttgtaaaatagaatagatAACCTAAAATTCTTGTCAGCAAGAGTTTCTTGgcaaaaatattgaaaactCCATAGAAGTTCACAGTAATAAAAAAAGCTCACTACAAAACATAATCCAACGACATTACGGATTTTAAACTCATTCATCTTCCTGGCTGCGCAACCTGGCAAGCTTGTTGGTCACAACAACATCAAGCTGGGCGGCTCTCTCCACAATCTCCTTCCTCTTCCTTGTGGAGATATTGTGTGCAATCTCAGCACAGTAAGTCCTGAAAATTAAGGAAAATTCCAACATAAGCACATAAGCATACATAGCCACATTGACAATGAAAAACTGATCGCAAGGGCTGCCTTCACTTTACCTGTTGTGCATCATCAGTAGCTCAAGCTCCTTCACATTGTGAACAACAAATTTCTTGAAACCATTAGGAAGAAAATGACGAGTCTTCTTGTCTGAACCATAGCCAATGTTAGGCATCAGTGCGCATCCCTTGAACTTCCTTCTTACACGAGAATCAATACCCTTTGGCCTACGCCAGCTTGGCTGTCAAAGAAGCACACAACCAAAGTAATCAATACAAAGTAAATCCAATCTGTATCATTTATGCAAAGTAGTTTCAACCAAAAGTATTAATGTAAAGCAGTTTCAACCCAAGCTAACAACATTGgaggatttttcctttttttttgtaaataagaaTAAGGGAGGAAAAATGTAAACAGGGTTATAGTAACAGGAAGCCAATGAGATATCAAGCTCACTGTGTCGCAAGACCTGTAAGTAAATTTATCTATGCCCTATACACGAAATGCCCAGCTACTGCAATGCATAAAATCTGGACATTAGATACCATGGGCAAAACAGTTTACTTCTtacaaaacaaatacaaatatacTCTTCCAAAAACAGAGGTACCCAATAAAACACAAGAAAGTCTAAAATCCTTGATCTACAACTGCAACCTCAGCCGAAAGATGGTGATTTTTATTAGATAATCATAGATTTGTCAGAAATGATAAACAGTTTGCATCATTGGTCGCGCAGAAAAATATCTTCAATGAAGCAATAAATATTAGAAGGCAATTCACATAAAATTACATAATAGAAACTAACTAATTAATAATTAGATAAATACAAGTATTCTAATTTGCAACAGAGATCAGATGGTAGTGCATGTATGTATTCATCACAAAATTGCAGTAATGATGGTTAAACATCATCACATCTCGTTGCAAACAGAACCAAAACCTTTATTCTCAATATAATAACAATGATAGCTTGAAAAGCAAATGGGATCAGACAAGTTTAATCATTATCACCATTTTGCATCTATGGATGCAAGTAAGACTGGGTGTCAAAAGGTAGCATCATCTCCCttataatttcaataaatcAAATGCATAAAACTCATTTTCatcccccaaaaacaaaaagtaaaagaaattaCATACTATCTCATCAAATCCCATATAATTCCCATTTGAACCAACTGAGAATATAGgctgtatataaaattaaacgGAAGAATCAAACAACAAACATTGACTAAAGTGACAAAACTATCTAAACCTTGTAAAACATACAAGCCCAGATTAACTGATTTAACAGAAAGACAACCAAAAAACATGGAATAAGAAACTAACTATAACACTCATTGTAAAACCAAACCAGTTAAATTTAGGTTGTTGGAATCAGATAACATGTCAATCACCACCCTGCATCTTGATGATGCAGGTAAGACTGGGGCGACAATAAACaatcatcattttcaccatGAAACCcagttttaaaaaaacaaaactgaaaataacccaaaaaacaaaacaaataaacaaacccattaatcaaataacataataaaaactACCCAGAAAGCAAAATTTGGAAATGATCCAAAAGAACCCatcaaattttcaatctttgctataaaaaaaaaaaaaacaaaaagatttcaCAAACACATAAAGCAAAACAACACatctgaatgttttagaaaccACAATACCTTGACAGAGATCTTGCGATCACTCTGGGGCCTCTTGAAATGCTTGACCCTCTTCTTCACGATCTTCTTTGTCAGCAACGGCACCGCCATTTTTGCTTACCTTTCTGAAAGATTTCCACAATAGAGAATTGAATTAAGCTCAGATTCAACAGAgtaaaaaaaacagaaatatgAAACCCTAAACACAAAATCTCtagcgagagagagagactcacaGAGAGAAGTAGGGTTTTTGCTTAGCCGCCGAGTTTGAGATTTTTGCTGAGGCGTTATATAAAGCAACAATGGAGGCTATATAGGTTTAGGGTTTCTCATTTTGGAGTCAGACAATACGGGTCTGTTTGGAAATCTGGATAATGTTATTCTACTTTCCTCACAAACGGATTTGGGTTTGGCCAGACGGGTCGGGTTAACTCCTATTTttcacataataaaaaattttaaaaatttgagtttttttttttttgtatataaaatatgAAAGGGTAAAATACTTTAGTCTCTAAACTTTACTGGAAGCTTTTTCgttcttttttttatccctaaatattgaaattgttttactttttgtcttttaattttatcaaaaatttgatttgttgtccattattttttttttttttaaattcttctactttttttgcattattaaaattctttctttttttttttaagtaaagttTAGGTACCGATATAGTATTTTATctaatatagaataaaattgatAGAATAATAACTAGTTTCTTCCAAATTTTACCGAGAAAACATAAGCACGGTAGGATCACGTATGGGATGTGCAGTAGGATTATATGTTTCCAGCCAAGTAAATTAAAGAAGTAAAATAAGAGACTTAGAAAGAtaataatattttgtaaaaataaaaaaagataactcGAAAGATGTatgacaaatattttatttaaaaaaaggacttttaaaatattttaatttaatatgtcTCATATATAATGAATTTACATAATAAGTTTTAgctatttttatgtaataaggATGACTAGagaaaatttggtaaaaaatattttttattgaaaagaaaaataaagttgagAATAAACAGACTCACAAATTAATGATGTTTTGATTGATTAACTATTGTGAAGGTCAACATTATGTCATATGTGACACAGTAGAAAAAACCAACCaatgtttttacttaaaatctttaataatttttaagccataacaaaaacaaagtatTTATAGTGTGGatgggtttttttcttttaacttggTTTGTTATTTTACTACACAACATAGTTATTTGTAAACCCTAAATTTTTCATACCAaaccaaatttttgttttggttcatCAGTTTGTCGGTTCTCATGAGGTCCGGTTTGATGGTTAAGGCTACAATATCTATGAACAGCTAAACTTTTTATATACTAATGATTTTGATGCTCCTTAACATTTTCAATGAAGATTTTTAACATTCGAATCCCTTTGccttaattaatatatattaaatttttataaatgatgttgaaaatcttaattgaacaaaaa contains:
- the LOC126726391 gene encoding 60S ribosomal protein L32-1, whose protein sequence is MAVPLLTKKIVKKRVKHFKRPQSDRKISVKPSWRRPKGIDSRVRRKFKGCALMPNIGYGSDKKTRHFLPNGFKKFVVHNVKELELLMMHNRTYCAEIAHNISTRKRKEIVERAAQLDVVVTNKLARLRSQEDE